A window of Auraticoccus monumenti contains these coding sequences:
- a CDS encoding PP2C family protein-serine/threonine phosphatase, which produces MSLQLRYVAHSEIGLVRKNNQDSGYASPTMLVVADGMGGAAAGDLASAVAISEVKAADAELRLAAMAAEQEAAATPDDQTASPVADTLSGAEGEGVPVLPADLEDIDPIAPDDVTLALDEMLRVLADIVRRANDRIADLVAADHSLEGMGTTLDAGMFDGEHLALAHIGDSRVYLLRDGVMTRLTHDHSWVQSLVDDGRISPEEAAYHPHRSLLLKVLNGQPANDPDLSTHTMLPGDRLLFCSDGLCGLVDDAVMEPVLGGEDPEQALRELVAEAHSEGGIDNITIVIADLVETDPDTPLPEVMVLGAAGSTDIPDVAIRSRTIDLGDEEADGDQPGSDVPVAPPPSRTSTPRTARTPPDGDDESDRYALQAPPPRHRRVIRVVLTLLLAVVLVGGAATGAVLWGRTQYFVGPAEEQVAIYRGLPDTIGGVALNQVYEIQQTPIADLPLLYQDRVRSTIEARSLADARSTVAELASVSRDCIRQREERAQATESPTPRPTDTPPPEATASPSAGTSPSPDPGPLPEDGAC; this is translated from the coding sequence ATGAGCCTGCAGCTGCGCTACGTGGCGCACTCCGAGATCGGCCTGGTGCGCAAGAACAACCAGGACTCCGGCTACGCGAGCCCCACCATGCTGGTGGTGGCCGACGGCATGGGCGGCGCGGCCGCGGGCGACCTGGCCTCCGCGGTGGCGATCTCGGAGGTCAAGGCCGCCGACGCCGAGCTCCGGCTGGCCGCGATGGCCGCCGAGCAGGAGGCGGCCGCCACCCCCGACGACCAGACCGCCAGCCCGGTGGCCGACACCCTCTCCGGGGCCGAGGGCGAGGGCGTCCCGGTCCTGCCGGCCGACCTCGAGGACATCGACCCGATCGCCCCCGACGACGTCACCCTCGCCCTGGACGAGATGCTCCGCGTGCTGGCCGACATCGTCCGCCGGGCCAACGACCGCATCGCCGACCTGGTGGCCGCCGACCACTCGCTGGAGGGCATGGGCACCACCCTGGACGCCGGCATGTTCGACGGGGAGCACCTGGCCCTGGCCCACATCGGCGACTCCCGGGTCTACCTGCTGCGTGACGGCGTGATGACCCGCCTCACCCACGACCACTCCTGGGTGCAGAGCCTGGTCGACGACGGCCGGATCAGCCCCGAGGAGGCGGCCTACCACCCGCACCGCTCGCTGCTGCTGAAGGTCCTCAACGGCCAGCCGGCCAACGACCCCGACCTCAGCACCCACACGATGCTGCCCGGGGACCGGCTGCTGTTCTGCTCCGACGGGCTGTGCGGGCTGGTCGACGACGCCGTGATGGAGCCGGTGCTGGGCGGGGAGGACCCCGAGCAGGCGCTGCGCGAGCTGGTGGCCGAGGCCCACAGCGAGGGCGGCATCGACAACATCACCATCGTCATCGCCGACCTCGTCGAGACCGACCCCGACACCCCGCTGCCCGAGGTGATGGTGCTCGGGGCCGCCGGCTCCACCGACATCCCCGACGTCGCGATCCGCTCCCGCACCATCGACCTCGGCGACGAGGAGGCCGACGGCGACCAGCCGGGCTCCGACGTCCCGGTCGCTCCCCCGCCGAGCCGCACCTCCACCCCCCGCACCGCCCGCACCCCGCCGGACGGGGACGACGAGAGCGACCGCTACGCCCTGCAGGCGCCCCCGCCGCGGCACCGGCGGGTGATCCGGGTGGTGCTGACCCTGCTGCTGGCCGTCGTGCTGGTCGGTGGTGCGGCCACCGGTGCGGTGCTGTGGGGACGCACCCAGTACTTCGTGGGTCCGGCCGAGGAGCAGGTGGCGATCTACCGCGGCCTGCCCGACACCATCGGCGGCGTCGCCCTCAACCAGGTCTACGAGATCCAGCAGACGCCGATCGCCGACCTGCCGCTGCTCTACCAGGACCGGGTCCGCTCGACCATCGAGGCCCGCAGCCTGGCCGACGCCCGCAGCACCGTGGCCGAGCTCGCCTCGGTCTCCCGGGACTGCATCCGCCAGCGCGAGGAGCGCGCGCAGGCCACCGAGTCCCCCACCCCGCGCCCGACGGACACGCCGCCGCCGGAGGCGACCGCCTCGCCGAGCGCGGGCACCTCCCCCTCCCCCGATCCCGGACCGCTGCCCGAGGACGGGGCCTGCTGA
- a CDS encoding FtsW/RodA/SpoVE family cell cycle protein → MALLTEMPSVVVVHRKRRGVELAMVLFAQALGIGAYALVHLNQGQPLPDDLPFAAAAWVALGLVAHLVVRFRLPYADPLLLPCVLLLNGLGLVMIHRIDIINEPATSGATQQLMWTALGVALLVATALLLRDHRPLIRFTYTLGLLGLLLLLLPLAPVIGSEQFGAKIWIQVAGFSFQPAEVAKVVLAIAFSSYLVEKRDVLALAGMRVIGIDLPRARDLGPIALVWVASMVVLVYQRDLGTSLLFFGLFVMMLYVSTERPGWAVLGTLMFAVGAGAAVLLADRVGQLSHVGVRIDSWLDPFSDVDQNGQIIAAQFGMAWGGLLGTGLGLGRPGLTPLARSDFIAAAVGEELGMAGLMAVITLYGVIVARGLRTGLAAKDHFGKLLATGLSFVLALQVFTIIGGVTRLLPLTGLTTPFMSQGGSSMIANWVIVALLLVISHQARKPAATRLEASPDAEETQVIPTARLLGGRR, encoded by the coding sequence ATGGCGCTGCTGACCGAGATGCCGAGCGTGGTCGTGGTCCACCGCAAGCGGCGCGGCGTCGAGCTGGCGATGGTGCTCTTCGCCCAGGCCCTCGGCATCGGCGCCTACGCCCTGGTGCACCTCAACCAGGGTCAGCCGCTGCCCGACGACCTCCCGTTCGCCGCGGCCGCCTGGGTGGCGCTGGGGCTGGTCGCCCACCTGGTGGTCCGGTTCCGGCTGCCCTACGCCGACCCGCTGCTGCTGCCCTGCGTGCTGCTGCTCAACGGTCTCGGCCTGGTCATGATCCACCGGATCGACATCATCAACGAGCCCGCCACGTCGGGGGCCACCCAGCAGCTGATGTGGACGGCCCTGGGGGTGGCCCTGCTGGTGGCCACCGCGCTGCTGCTGCGCGACCACCGGCCGCTGATCCGCTTCACCTACACCCTCGGTCTGCTCGGTCTGCTGCTGCTGCTGCTCCCGCTGGCCCCGGTGATCGGCTCCGAGCAGTTCGGCGCCAAGATCTGGATCCAGGTGGCCGGGTTCTCCTTCCAACCCGCCGAGGTGGCCAAGGTGGTGCTGGCCATCGCCTTCTCCTCCTACCTGGTGGAGAAGCGCGACGTGCTGGCCCTGGCCGGGATGCGGGTGATCGGCATCGACCTCCCGCGCGCCCGCGACCTCGGCCCGATCGCGCTGGTCTGGGTGGCGAGCATGGTGGTGCTGGTCTACCAGCGCGACCTGGGGACGTCCCTGCTGTTCTTCGGCCTGTTCGTGATGATGCTCTACGTCTCCACCGAGCGCCCCGGCTGGGCGGTGCTGGGCACCCTGATGTTCGCGGTGGGTGCCGGCGCCGCGGTGCTGCTGGCCGACCGGGTGGGCCAGCTGTCCCACGTCGGGGTGCGGATCGACTCCTGGCTGGACCCCTTCTCCGACGTCGACCAGAACGGCCAGATCATCGCCGCCCAGTTCGGCATGGCCTGGGGCGGGCTGCTGGGCACCGGCCTGGGCCTCGGACGTCCCGGTCTCACCCCGCTGGCGCGCAGCGACTTCATCGCCGCCGCCGTCGGGGAGGAGCTGGGGATGGCCGGGCTGATGGCGGTGATCACCCTGTACGGCGTCATCGTCGCCCGCGGGCTGCGGACCGGGCTGGCCGCCAAGGACCACTTCGGCAAGCTGCTGGCCACCGGGCTCTCCTTCGTGCTGGCCCTGCAGGTCTTCACGATCATCGGCGGGGTCACCCGGCTGCTCCCGCTCACCGGCCTGACCACCCCGTTCATGTCCCAGGGCGGTTCGTCGATGATCGCGAACTGGGTGATCGTGGCCCTGCTGCTGGTGATCAGCCACCAGGCCCGCAAGCCGGCCGCGACCCGCCTGGAGGCCTCCCCCGACGCCGAGGAGACCCAGGTCATCCCGACCGCCCGGCTGCTGGGAGGTCGTCGGTGA
- a CDS encoding peptidoglycan D,D-transpeptidase FtsI family protein, with protein MNRPIRRVALVCMVLFGLLLGNGTFLIVVQQNSLNANPLNRRVRDAEFSQDRGAILVGTTPIAETRASDGDFRYQRVYPDPELYAHVTGWYSYDRARSGLEESYNTELAGTDDSLFVRRLVDLVTGRTPEGASITTTIDPDAQRAAAEALGDTKGAVVALDPQTGAVLAMVSHPSYDPNRIADAEDVQAANEAYTELAEDEDNPLANRAAREVYPPGSTFKLVTAAAALESGMAPDAELDSPELLRLPGTTTDLGNDTDCGGETTTLDRALQVSCNTAFANLGVDLGADALRQQAEAFGFGTRHLADLNGVASRFPEAPDDAQTALSAIGQFDVAASPLQMAMVAAAVANDGVVMEPYLVDQVRAPNLSVLRQTRPQELGRAMSAENAAELQQMMVNVVQDGTGTNARLDGIEVGGKTGTAQSDLSRNPFAWFVSAAPMDDPQVAVAVFVEDADIARNDIAGGRLAAPIARAVTEAVVR; from the coding sequence GTGAACCGCCCGATCCGCCGCGTCGCCCTGGTCTGCATGGTGCTGTTCGGGCTGCTGCTCGGCAACGGCACGTTCCTGATCGTGGTGCAGCAGAACAGCCTGAACGCCAACCCGCTGAACCGCCGGGTCCGCGACGCCGAGTTCTCCCAGGACCGGGGCGCGATCCTGGTCGGCACCACCCCCATCGCCGAGACCCGGGCCTCGGACGGGGACTTCCGCTACCAGCGGGTCTACCCCGACCCCGAGCTCTACGCCCACGTCACCGGCTGGTACTCCTACGACCGCGCCCGCTCGGGGCTGGAGGAGAGCTACAACACCGAGCTCGCCGGCACCGACGACTCCCTCTTCGTCCGCCGGCTGGTGGACCTGGTCACCGGACGCACCCCGGAGGGCGCCAGCATCACCACCACCATCGACCCCGACGCCCAGCGCGCCGCGGCCGAGGCCCTCGGCGACACCAAGGGGGCCGTGGTGGCCCTGGACCCGCAGACCGGTGCGGTGCTGGCCATGGTCAGCCACCCCAGCTACGACCCCAACCGCATCGCCGACGCGGAGGACGTCCAGGCCGCCAACGAGGCCTACACCGAGCTGGCCGAGGACGAGGACAACCCGCTGGCCAACCGGGCGGCGCGCGAGGTCTACCCACCCGGCTCGACCTTCAAGCTGGTCACCGCGGCGGCCGCCCTGGAGTCGGGGATGGCACCCGACGCCGAGCTCGACTCCCCCGAGCTGCTGCGTCTCCCCGGCACCACCACCGACCTCGGCAACGACACCGACTGCGGCGGCGAGACCACCACGCTGGACCGCGCCCTGCAGGTGTCGTGCAACACCGCCTTCGCCAACCTCGGCGTCGACCTCGGTGCGGACGCGCTGCGCCAGCAGGCCGAGGCCTTCGGCTTCGGCACCCGCCACCTGGCCGACCTCAACGGGGTGGCCAGCCGCTTCCCCGAGGCCCCCGACGACGCCCAGACCGCCCTCAGCGCGATCGGGCAGTTCGACGTCGCCGCGTCCCCGCTGCAGATGGCGATGGTGGCCGCCGCGGTGGCCAACGACGGCGTGGTGATGGAGCCGTACCTGGTGGACCAGGTCCGCGCCCCCAACCTGTCGGTGCTGCGGCAGACCCGCCCCCAGGAGCTGGGCCGGGCGATGTCGGCGGAGAACGCCGCCGAGCTGCAGCAGATGATGGTCAACGTCGTCCAGGACGGCACCGGCACCAACGCCCGCCTGGACGGGATCGAGGTCGGCGGCAAGACCGGCACCGCGCAGTCCGACCTGTCCCGCAACCCCTTCGCCTGGTTCGTCTCCGCAGCCCCGATGGACGACCCGCAGGTGGCCGTCGCGGTCTTCGTCGAGGACGCCGACATCGCCCGCAACGACATCGCCGGCGGCAGGCTCGCCGCCCCCATCGCCCGGGCCGTGACCGAGGCGGTGGTCCGGTGA
- the pknB gene encoding Stk1 family PASTA domain-containing Ser/Thr kinase, with amino-acid sequence MTLLGDRYELGEPLGRGGMAEVRRATDTRLNRQVAVKRLRADLAADPTFQARFRREAQSAAGLNHPNIVAVYDTGEDFDDRAGIAIPYIVMELVEGSTLRDVLRDGRKIMPERALEIMQGVLEALSYSHRAGIVHRDIKPANVMLTPSGTIKVMDFGIARAMADTSATMTQTAAVIGTAQYLSPEQARGETVDARSDLYSAGCLLYELLVGRPPFVGDSPVSVAYQHVREQPVPPSQLDPLITQPIDAVVLTALAKDADARYQNAREMSDDIGRLLTGQEVTTVLPPAAAAVGAGAAATQVLGPSAATPVTAASAGSPLEQEVVELSEEEDEPARRWPWVLVAVLALLVIAGAVAAGVFLLNPPDERANPSASPSVETVAVPAVYGVTEGVARNNLEGQGLEMEVEEERGADDSSVGTVTNQDPPANQLVPVGSTVIVTINIGPEQADIPGNLVGTSREDAVDALVDAGFDEDNIRIEEATDESGDAEPDEVLAVDPSEGTEVSTDTDVTLTVATGQSEVPRWIGFNEQAVRADAQQRGFTDVVFEEEESDEADPDSVISTDPEAGTLVDRGDQITVTLAEAPAPEPEPDPEPEPTPSDTPEPSATPDEPEDSPSPSPTPTG; translated from the coding sequence ATGACGTTGCTCGGAGACCGCTACGAGCTCGGAGAGCCGCTGGGCCGAGGTGGCATGGCCGAGGTTCGCCGTGCCACCGACACCCGCCTGAACCGCCAGGTGGCGGTCAAGCGGCTGCGCGCCGACCTCGCCGCCGACCCCACCTTCCAGGCCCGGTTCCGTCGTGAGGCGCAGTCCGCGGCCGGGCTGAACCACCCCAACATCGTGGCCGTCTACGACACCGGCGAGGACTTCGACGACCGGGCCGGCATCGCGATCCCCTACATCGTGATGGAGCTGGTCGAGGGCTCGACGCTGCGCGACGTCCTCCGCGACGGCCGCAAGATCATGCCCGAGCGGGCGCTGGAGATCATGCAGGGCGTGCTGGAGGCCCTCAGCTACAGCCACCGGGCCGGCATCGTGCACCGCGACATCAAGCCCGCCAACGTGATGCTGACCCCCAGCGGCACGATCAAGGTGATGGACTTCGGCATCGCCCGCGCGATGGCCGACACCTCCGCCACCATGACCCAGACCGCGGCGGTGATCGGCACCGCGCAGTACCTCTCCCCCGAGCAGGCCCGCGGGGAGACCGTGGACGCCCGCAGCGACCTCTACTCCGCCGGCTGCCTGCTCTACGAGCTGCTGGTGGGGCGTCCGCCGTTCGTGGGCGACTCCCCGGTCAGCGTGGCCTACCAGCACGTCCGCGAGCAGCCCGTCCCGCCGAGCCAGCTCGACCCGCTGATCACCCAGCCGATCGACGCCGTCGTGCTCACCGCGCTGGCCAAGGACGCCGACGCCCGCTACCAGAACGCGCGCGAGATGAGCGACGACATCGGCCGGCTGCTGACCGGCCAGGAGGTGACCACCGTGCTGCCCCCAGCGGCTGCCGCGGTGGGGGCGGGCGCGGCCGCCACCCAGGTGCTCGGCCCCTCGGCCGCCACCCCAGTGACCGCGGCCAGCGCCGGCTCCCCCCTCGAGCAGGAGGTGGTCGAGCTGTCCGAGGAGGAGGACGAGCCGGCCCGCCGGTGGCCCTGGGTGCTGGTGGCGGTGCTGGCCCTGCTGGTCATCGCCGGCGCCGTGGCCGCGGGCGTCTTCCTGCTCAACCCGCCGGACGAGCGCGCGAACCCCAGCGCCTCCCCGAGCGTCGAGACCGTCGCGGTGCCGGCCGTCTACGGCGTCACCGAGGGCGTGGCCCGCAACAACCTGGAGGGCCAGGGGCTGGAGATGGAGGTCGAGGAGGAGCGCGGTGCCGACGACTCCTCCGTGGGCACCGTCACCAACCAGGACCCGCCGGCCAACCAGCTGGTCCCGGTGGGGAGCACGGTCATCGTCACGATCAACATCGGTCCCGAGCAGGCCGACATCCCCGGCAACCTGGTCGGGACGTCCCGGGAGGACGCCGTCGACGCCCTGGTCGACGCCGGCTTCGACGAGGACAACATCCGCATCGAGGAGGCCACCGACGAGTCCGGTGACGCCGAGCCGGACGAGGTGCTCGCGGTGGACCCGTCGGAGGGCACCGAGGTCAGCACCGACACCGACGTGACCCTCACCGTGGCCACCGGTCAGTCCGAGGTCCCCCGGTGGATCGGCTTCAACGAGCAGGCGGTCCGCGCCGACGCCCAGCAGCGCGGGTTCACCGACGTCGTCTTCGAGGAGGAGGAGAGCGACGAGGCCGACCCCGACTCGGTGATCAGCACCGACCCCGAGGCGGGCACCCTCGTCGACCGCGGCGACCAGATCACGGTCACCCTGGCCGAGGCTCCTGCACCGGAGCCGGAACCGGACCCGGAACCGGAGCCGACGCCGTCGGACACGCCCGAGCCCAGCGCCACCCCCGACGAGCCGGAGGACTCGCCCTCCCCGAGCCCCACCCCCACCGGCTGA
- a CDS encoding cell division protein CrgA: MPESKVRKSVTNRRRRERGSAAALKSPTSRRWVPPVFITVGLLGVAWLVTYYISSTTGSTVPLLTDLGDWNILIGMGLMASSFVIATLWR, from the coding sequence GTGCCCGAATCCAAGGTGCGCAAGAGCGTCACCAACCGCAGGCGACGTGAGCGCGGCTCCGCCGCGGCGCTGAAGTCCCCGACCAGCCGCCGCTGGGTGCCGCCGGTGTTCATCACCGTCGGTCTGCTGGGCGTGGCCTGGCTGGTGACCTACTACATCTCCAGCACCACCGGCTCCACCGTGCCGCTGCTGACCGACCTGGGCGACTGGAACATCTTGATCGGCATGGGCCTGATGGCCAGCTCGTTCGTGATCGCCACCCTCTGGCGCTGA
- a CDS encoding DUF881 domain-containing protein encodes MRRDRPTPRRRLLTVAVCFVAGLMITVSAINARGTDLRPGRNTDLVDLVRSEAARSSELAGRVSDLRAEVDQMATGAGSTGEDVERSARLGQQVGLDPVGGPGVTVTLTDAPASIDPVGVDGDLLVVHQQDIQAVVNVLWQGGAEAMTIQGQRVISTTGIKCVGNTVVLHGIPYAPPYVISAVGEPGALEAALAGSEYVGVYRQYVDAYGLGYEQRAETRLELPGFTGVTTLRWARTGAVG; translated from the coding sequence GTGCGCCGCGACCGACCGACTCCCCGACGTCGGCTGCTGACCGTGGCGGTCTGCTTCGTGGCCGGGCTGATGATCACCGTCTCGGCCATCAACGCCCGCGGCACCGACCTGCGCCCCGGGCGCAACACCGACCTGGTGGACCTGGTCCGCAGCGAGGCCGCCCGCAGCAGCGAGCTCGCCGGCCGGGTCAGCGACCTGCGCGCCGAGGTGGACCAGATGGCCACGGGGGCGGGGAGCACCGGTGAGGACGTCGAGCGCTCGGCGAGGCTGGGCCAGCAGGTCGGCCTGGACCCGGTCGGCGGACCCGGCGTCACCGTCACCCTCACCGACGCCCCGGCCAGCATCGACCCCGTCGGCGTCGACGGCGACCTGCTGGTCGTGCACCAGCAGGACATCCAGGCGGTGGTGAACGTGCTCTGGCAGGGCGGCGCCGAGGCGATGACGATCCAGGGCCAGCGGGTCATCTCCACCACCGGCATCAAGTGCGTCGGGAACACCGTGGTGCTGCACGGCATCCCCTACGCCCCGCCCTACGTCATCTCCGCGGTGGGTGAGCCGGGGGCGCTGGAGGCCGCGCTGGCCGGCTCGGAGTACGTCGGGGTGTACCGCCAGTACGTCGACGCCTACGGGCTGGGCTACGAGCAGCGGGCCGAGACCCGGCTGGAGCTGCCCGGCTTCACCGGCGTCACCACCCTGCGGTGGGCCCGGACCGGCGCCGTGGGCTGA
- a CDS encoding oxygenase MpaB family protein, protein MIRARVAGEDAQTRARRIWDTPGERWFTPEDPVWRVHSDASMFPGGVAALLLQSLHPLAMAGVAGHSGYRGDPWGRLQRTSDYLATTTFGTVEDAERIIARVRDVHTRVRGKDERGRPYRADDPVLLSWVHVAEVESFLAAHQAYGAARLTPAEADRYVAQAGVAARLLGVPDPPTTVVGLAQQLASYRAELEPSPAALDAARFLLREPPLPRVARPGYAAIAAGGVALLPDWARVMLDDALPPVPDRLARPARQALGRAATATVRWAMAGVD, encoded by the coding sequence ATGATCCGCGCGCGGGTCGCCGGCGAGGACGCCCAGACGCGTGCCCGTCGCATCTGGGACACCCCGGGCGAGCGCTGGTTCACCCCCGAGGACCCGGTCTGGCGCGTCCACTCCGACGCGTCGATGTTCCCCGGCGGCGTGGCCGCGCTGCTGCTGCAGTCCCTGCACCCGCTGGCCATGGCCGGGGTCGCCGGCCACAGCGGCTACCGCGGTGACCCGTGGGGACGTCTGCAGCGCACCAGCGACTACCTGGCCACCACCACCTTCGGGACGGTCGAGGACGCCGAGCGGATCATCGCCCGCGTCCGCGACGTGCACACCCGGGTCCGGGGCAAGGACGAGCGCGGTCGGCCCTACCGCGCCGACGACCCGGTGCTGCTGAGCTGGGTGCACGTCGCGGAGGTGGAGTCCTTCCTGGCCGCCCACCAGGCCTACGGGGCGGCGCGCCTGACCCCCGCCGAGGCGGACCGCTACGTGGCCCAGGCCGGGGTGGCCGCCCGGCTGCTCGGCGTGCCCGACCCGCCGACCACGGTCGTCGGCCTGGCCCAGCAGCTGGCCTCGTACCGGGCCGAGCTCGAGCCCTCGCCGGCCGCTCTGGACGCCGCCCGCTTCCTGCTCCGCGAGCCACCGCTGCCCCGCGTGGCCCGGCCCGGCTACGCCGCCATCGCCGCCGGTGGGGTGGCGCTGCTGCCCGACTGGGCGCGGGTGATGCTGGACGACGCGCTGCCCCCGGTCCCGGACCGGCTGGCCCGCCCGGCCCGGCAGGCACTGGGCCGGGCAGCCACGGCCACGGTGCGCTGGGCCATGGCCGGGGTCGACTGA
- a CDS encoding aminodeoxychorismate/anthranilate synthase component II produces MSRILVVDNYDSFVYNLVHYLAQIGAEVEVWRNDDPRFAEPGWADGYDGVLLSPGPGTPEAAGVCVDVVRTHGGRLPIFGVCLGLQSIAVAYGGVVGRAAELLHGKTSPVLHEGEGVLTGLPSPFTATRYHSLAIEPVSLPEVLQVTARTETGVIMAVRHRELAVEAVQFHPESVLTEGGYQMLANWLAVCGDVEAPARAADLSPLMAV; encoded by the coding sequence ATGAGCCGGATCCTCGTCGTCGACAACTACGACTCCTTCGTCTACAACCTGGTGCACTACCTGGCCCAGATCGGGGCCGAGGTCGAGGTCTGGCGCAACGACGACCCGCGCTTCGCCGAGCCGGGCTGGGCCGACGGCTACGACGGGGTGCTGCTCTCCCCGGGCCCCGGCACCCCCGAGGCGGCCGGTGTCTGCGTCGACGTGGTCCGCACCCACGGCGGACGGCTCCCCATCTTCGGGGTCTGCCTGGGGCTGCAGTCCATCGCGGTGGCCTACGGCGGGGTGGTCGGCCGGGCCGCGGAGCTGCTGCACGGCAAGACCTCCCCGGTGCTGCACGAGGGGGAGGGTGTGCTGACCGGTCTGCCCAGCCCCTTCACCGCCACCCGCTACCACTCGCTGGCCATCGAGCCGGTCTCGCTGCCCGAGGTCCTCCAGGTCACCGCCCGCACCGAGACCGGCGTCATCATGGCCGTGCGGCACCGCGAGCTGGCGGTCGAGGCGGTGCAGTTCCACCCCGAGTCCGTGCTGACCGAGGGCGGCTACCAGATGCTGGCCAACTGGCTGGCGGTCTGCGGTGACGTCGAGGCGCCCGCCCGGGCCGCCGACCTCAGCCCCCTGATGGCGGTCTGA
- a CDS encoding TetR/AcrR family transcriptional regulator — translation MSRWEPDSAERLRAAALEIYLEQGYEQTTVAQIADRAGVTARTFFRHFADKREVLFLGSELLEQEMTAALAAAPASARPIEAVAVALDAAAEFLGSGLAHSRRRQSVIAANAELRERELIKMARLVDSLAQVLRQRGSAEPEARLVAEVGIAVLRTGFEQWVGGPDDGDLAGVLRESLARLGALVER, via the coding sequence ATGAGCCGCTGGGAGCCGGACTCCGCCGAACGACTTCGTGCGGCGGCCCTCGAGATCTACCTCGAGCAGGGCTACGAGCAGACGACGGTCGCCCAGATCGCCGACCGGGCAGGGGTCACGGCGCGCACGTTCTTCCGCCACTTCGCCGACAAGCGCGAGGTGCTGTTCCTCGGGTCCGAGCTCCTCGAGCAGGAGATGACCGCAGCGTTGGCCGCCGCCCCCGCGAGCGCCCGGCCGATCGAGGCGGTGGCGGTCGCCCTGGACGCCGCGGCGGAGTTCCTGGGCTCGGGGCTCGCGCACTCCCGGCGTCGGCAGTCGGTGATCGCCGCCAACGCCGAGCTCCGCGAGCGCGAGCTGATCAAGATGGCGCGGCTGGTGGACTCCCTGGCCCAGGTCCTGCGGCAGCGCGGCAGTGCCGAGCCCGAGGCCCGACTGGTCGCGGAGGTGGGCATCGCGGTCCTGCGGACCGGCTTCGAGCAGTGGGTGGGCGGGCCGGACGACGGCGACCTGGCCGGCGTGCTTCGGGAGTCCCTGGCCCGGCTGGGCGCTCTGGTCGAGCGGTAG
- a CDS encoding SDR family oxidoreductase, which translates to MRIFVTGASGFIGSAVVPELLRAGHHVVGLARSDQAAARVAALGADVRRGGLDDTAGLAEAAAGSDGVVHLGYSHDFSKVAEAVDLDRAAIDSMGTALEGSGRPLVFASGVLGLAVGRLATEDDSPDPAVHPRGTTAVAAASFADRGVRPVAVRFAPTVHGAGDHGFVATLAQVARERALSAYVGDGDNRWSAVHRSDAARLVRLVVESDSAGTAVHAVAEEGVPTRAIAEAIGRGLGVPVGSIPPERAAEHFGWVGAFFAADLPVSSHRTRERLGWEPSGPSLLEDLEAGHYTAAL; encoded by the coding sequence ATGCGCATCTTCGTCACCGGAGCCTCGGGCTTCATCGGCTCAGCCGTCGTCCCGGAGCTCCTGCGGGCCGGCCACCACGTCGTCGGGCTGGCCCGCTCCGACCAGGCCGCGGCGCGGGTCGCCGCCCTCGGCGCCGACGTGCGCAGGGGCGGCCTCGACGACACCGCCGGACTGGCCGAGGCCGCGGCCGGTTCCGACGGCGTGGTCCACCTCGGCTACAGCCACGACTTCTCGAAGGTCGCCGAGGCGGTCGACCTCGACCGCGCGGCGATCGACTCCATGGGCACTGCCCTGGAGGGCAGCGGGCGACCGCTCGTGTTCGCCTCGGGCGTCCTCGGACTGGCGGTCGGGCGGCTCGCCACCGAGGACGACTCGCCGGACCCGGCCGTCCACCCGCGCGGCACCACCGCCGTGGCGGCGGCCTCCTTCGCCGACCGCGGCGTACGGCCGGTGGCCGTGCGGTTCGCGCCCACGGTGCACGGCGCCGGCGACCACGGCTTCGTCGCCACCCTCGCCCAGGTCGCCCGGGAGCGCGCCCTCTCGGCGTACGTCGGAGACGGCGACAACCGCTGGTCAGCGGTGCACCGCTCCGACGCGGCTCGACTGGTGCGGCTGGTCGTGGAGAGCGACTCGGCCGGTACGGCGGTGCACGCGGTCGCCGAGGAGGGGGTGCCGACCCGGGCCATCGCGGAGGCCATCGGCCGCGGCCTGGGCGTACCCGTCGGGTCCATCCCGCCGGAGCGGGCCGCGGAGCACTTCGGCTGGGTCGGAGCCTTCTTCGCCGCCGACCTGCCGGTCTCCAGCCACCGCACCCGCGAGCGTCTGGGCTGGGAGCCGTCCGGTCCGAGCCTGCTGGAGGACCTGGAGGCGGGTCACTACACAGCCGCCCTGTGA